In one Variovorax sp. V213 genomic region, the following are encoded:
- a CDS encoding winged-helix domain-containing protein, which produces MSNLLPRAVDDSGESGARSTPAWNRRAVQSMRFVTSEGARIAVLDPTLRTREYGRRAIRRLGHQPKVFASTAEMARCGAALAPKFDMVFLAVEGDAESSLMQLREVKALVGHWTPVLCLASRDQVPVLSDLHWNATNEVIVSPTSFVEFCCVARMFMRRFGVSVSESDPAWDCYRFSLLSDTVEVAGERVHLRAIDSDVAFELFSHAGHTLTREWLYSTVWDNREDTQSRSLDVSISRLRRVLDLEANGWELRAVHGRGYRLDGPSGKSRAIA; this is translated from the coding sequence ATGAGCAACCTCTTGCCAAGAGCCGTCGACGACAGCGGCGAATCGGGTGCACGGTCCACACCAGCGTGGAATCGAAGGGCGGTGCAATCGATGAGGTTCGTAACATCCGAAGGCGCGCGCATCGCGGTGCTCGACCCGACGCTGCGTACGCGCGAGTACGGACGCCGAGCCATTCGCAGGCTCGGGCATCAGCCCAAGGTATTCGCGAGCACTGCAGAGATGGCTCGCTGCGGTGCCGCGCTTGCGCCGAAATTCGACATGGTCTTCCTGGCTGTAGAGGGCGATGCCGAGTCTTCCCTCATGCAGCTCAGAGAGGTCAAGGCGCTGGTCGGGCATTGGACGCCGGTGCTGTGCCTGGCTTCGCGAGATCAAGTGCCGGTGCTGTCGGATCTGCATTGGAATGCGACGAATGAAGTGATCGTGAGCCCGACTTCATTCGTCGAATTCTGCTGTGTCGCGCGCATGTTCATGCGGCGCTTCGGTGTGAGCGTGTCCGAATCCGATCCGGCGTGGGATTGCTATCGCTTTTCTCTGTTGAGCGATACCGTGGAGGTTGCGGGTGAGAGGGTTCACCTTCGTGCGATCGACTCCGACGTTGCGTTCGAACTGTTCTCTCATGCAGGCCACACGCTCACGCGCGAGTGGTTGTACTCGACCGTCTGGGACAACCGCGAAGACACGCAGTCACGGTCCCTCGACGTCAGCATTTCCCGTTTGCGGCGCGTCTTGGATCTCGAGGCCAATGGCTGGGAGCTCCGGGCTGTCCACGGCAGGGGATATCGGTTGGACGGTCCGAGCGGGAAAAGCCGGGCTATCGCCTGA